In the genome of Pristis pectinata isolate sPriPec2 chromosome 10, sPriPec2.1.pri, whole genome shotgun sequence, one region contains:
- the slc35b2 gene encoding adenosine 3'-phospho 5'-phosphosulfate transporter 1: protein MLEAGRPARPGEQSSRAAGAESGTGPRLRPSLRERSAGNMEPGRSAVLVMLPVLLLLSPPVRAEDPRAAEDPRATEVWSDFWLLRFVINLAGYGTILLPGYLLVQYFKRTNYLERGRGFCFPVISTCVFGNEVKTGLQEEHPPAPRTETTESSPTKQTLKLLACALGLQVSYLTWGVLQERVMTRTYGKTDTDPGVKFHDSQFLVFMNRILAVTVAALCCALTKQPRHGAPMYKYSFASLSNILSSWCQYEALKFISFPTQVLAKASKVIPVMLMGKLVSRKSYEYWEYLTAVLISAGVSMFLLSSSQDKRPSTVTTFSGVVILAGYILFDSFTSNWQDALFAYKMSPVQMMFGVNLFSCLFTVGSLLEQGAFFQSLAFMSQHVEFGVHAALLSICSACGQLFIFYTIRQFGAAAFTIIMTLRQALAILLSCLLYGHSVSLMGGLGILTVFLALFLRVYARSRLKAKKRPAQGAPTVQRV, encoded by the exons ATGCTGGAGGCCGGCCGGCCCGCCCGCCCAGGGGAACAGAGTTCACGGGCGGCGGGCGCCGAGTCCGGGACCGGGCCGAGGCTTCGACCGAGCCTGAGAGAGCGGAGCGCGGGAAACATGGAGCCGGGccggag TGCGGTATTGGTCATGCTCCCCGTCCTGCTGCTGCTGAGCCCTCCAGTCAGAGCCGAGGACCCCCGCGCCGCCGAGGACCCCCGCGCCACCGAGGTCTGGTCAGATTTCTGGCTGCTGCGTTTCGTCATTAACCTGGCGGGTTACGGCACCATCCTCCTGCCCGGGTACCTGCTCGTACAGTACTTCAAACGCACCAACTACCTGGAGAGAG GTCGAGGCTTCTGTTTCCCGGTTATAAGCACCTGTGTGTTCGGCAACGAGGTGAAGACGGGGTTACAGGAGGAACATCCCCCGGCTCCCCGAACCGAGACAACGGAATCCTCTCCCACCAAACAGACGCTGAAGTTGCTGGCCTGTGCTCTGGGACTACAG GTGTCCTACCTGACGTGGGGTGTGCTGCAGGAGCGCGTGATGACCCGCACCTACGGGAAGACGGACACTGACCCCGGGGTGAAGTTCCACGACTCCCAGTTCCTGGTCTTCATGAACCGTATCCTGGCGGTGACAGTGGCTGCCCTGTGCTGCGCCCTGACCAAGCAGCCCCGCCACGGCGCGCCCATGTACAAGTACTCCTTTGCCTCGCTCTCCAACATCCTGAGCAGCTGGTGCCAGTACGAGGCCCTCAAATTCATCAGCTTCCCCACCCAGGTGCTGGCCAAGGCCTCCAAGGTCATCCCGGTCATGCTGATGGGGAAGCTGGTGTCCCGCAAGAGCTACGAATACTGGGAGTACCTGACGGCCGTTCTCATCTCGGCTGGTGTCAGCATGTTCCTGCTGTCCAGCAGCCAGGACAAGCGCCCATCCACTGTCACCACCTTCTCTGGGGTGGTCATCCTCGCTGGCTACATCCTCTTCGACAGCTTCACCTCCAACTGGCAGGACGCCCTCTTCGCCTACAAGATGTCCCCGGTGCAGATGATGTTCGGGGTGAACCTTTTCTCCTGCCTGTTCACGGTGGGCTCCCTGCTGGAGCAGGGGGCCTTCTTCCAGTCGCTGGCCTTCATGTCACAGCACGTGGAGTTCGGTGTGCACGCTGCCCTGCTCTCCATCTGCTCCGCCTGCGGGCAGCTCTTCATCTTCTACACCATCCGGCAGTTCGGGGCGGCCGCGTTCACCATCATCATGACCCTGCGCCAGGCCCTGGCCATCCTGCTCTCCTGCCTCCTGTACGGCCACTCCGTCAGCCTGATGGGGGGCCTGGGCATCCTCACCGTCTTCCTCGCCCTCTTCCTCCGCGTCTACGCCCGCAGCCGCCTCAAGGCCAAGAAGAGGCCGGCGCAGGGGGCTCCCACCGTGCAGAGGGTGTAG
- the LOC127575531 gene encoding LOW QUALITY PROTEIN: uncharacterized protein LOC127575531 (The sequence of the model RefSeq protein was modified relative to this genomic sequence to represent the inferred CDS: deleted 1 base in 1 codon): PPPPPPPPPPSPPPPLPPPLPPPPSPPPSPSLPPSPPPLPPPPSPSSPSLPPPPSPPSPLPPSPSPSPPPPPLPPPLPPSLLPLPPPPSPIPLTSPSPSPPSPLPPPSLPLPPSPHPPPPHPPPPHPHSPPPPPSPPPSLPLPPSPPPPLPPPSPPSLPLPPPPSPLPPPSPLPPSPSPLPPPPPSLSSPLPPSPSPLPPSPSPLPPSPSPLPPSPSPPPLPPSPSPSPSPSPPPSPPPSPLPPPLPPSPSPPPSLSSPPPSLSLPPPSLPLPPSLPPPPPLPPPPSPPPSLPLPPSLPLPPPLPPSPSPPPSLPLPPSLPPSPPPPSPPPSLPLPPPPSLSPPLPLPDNGFPTGSLSVIGRIDMTPPFPTCCPPTGRPIAVSHRRPRALCQRGLSVKSEPARRCQAASSDAAR; the protein is encoded by the exons cctcctccccccccccctcctccccctccctccccccctccccccctccctccccccctccctccccccccctccccccctccctccccctccctccccccctcccctccccccctccctccccccccctccccctcctccccctccctcccccctcccccctcccccccctctcccctccccccctctccctccccctctccccctcccccccctctccctccccccctccccccctccctcctccctctccctccccctccctctcccatccccctcacctccccctccccctcccctccctcacccctcccccctccctccctccccctccccccctccccccaccccccccccccccaccccccccccccccacccccactccccccccccccccccctctccccccccctccctccccctccctccctctcctcccccccccctccctcccccctccccc ccctccctccctctccctccccctccctcccccctccctcccccttcccccctccctccctctccctcccccctcccccctccccctccctccctctcctcccccctccctccctctccctcccccctccctccctctccctcccccctccctccctctccctcccccctccctccctctccctct cctccccccctccctccctctccctctccctctccctctccctccccccctccctccccccctccctcccccctccctccccccctccctccctctccctccccccctccctccctctcctccccccctccctccctctccctcccccctccctccctccccctccccccctccctccctccccctccccccctccctccccccccctccccccctccctccctccccctccccccctccctccctctccctccccccctccctccctctccctccccccctccctccctccctctccccccctccctccctccctctcccccccctccctccccccctccctccctccctctccccccccctccctccctctccccccccctccctctccct GACAACGGTTTCCCCACCGGCTCTCTGTCGGTCATTGGCCGAATCGATATGACCCCGCCCTTCCCGACTTGCTGCCCGCCCACTGGTCGCCCGATCGCTGTCAGTCATCGACGGCCCCGCGCACTATGCCAGCGGGGGCTGTCAGTCAAATCAGAGCCCGCCCGCCgttgccaggcagcatccagcgATGCCGCACGATGA
- the tcte1 gene encoding dynein regulatory complex subunit 5, whose translation MTATMISNPWVTKYSGPNPAADPRRMRRIIAEDTEWALATVQPLTNLCIDHIVQNFAAHPLLNELPEKSRRKVLARISTNIPLQVTANLVSDEGYWRRCCLECWQVCDASLHGGSWKHMFFERLLKNVIEYFVPDTTDVKVVLELIPLCRNYVKRLDIGQLLPPVKQTAEKLDDEASDTGSESDGPSMDHFDFSILLSKLPFLEELSVTYGVRDCGMNFQWNIFQFTYQDCFSLAKAIHACKSLKVLRLPRNRIDDEQLRVLVKYLLNHPSLMELDLSHNLIGDNGSKALAKLLLKSKLETVNLCNNQIAAFGAKAISYKVRRFSTLRSLNLRLNRIGDEGGEAIARALVKSSVEDINLASNEVSEHVAVVISEVLMRNQTLKSINLSCNNIGPEGGKQLLEGLAMNRTLLECDLRLTDIGQENEFAISQILHSNRERIRDAICHPAKVSRITRIVSDHFQASS comes from the exons atgaCTGCAACCATGATCTCCAACCCATGGGTCACCAAGTACTCGGGGCCAAATCCGGCAGCTGACCccaggaggatgaggaggatcATCGCCGAGGACACCGAGTGGGCCCTGGCCACCGTCCAGCCGCTCACCAACCTCTGCATCGACCACATCGTGCAGAACTTTGCCG CGCACCCACTGCTGAACGAGCTCCCGGAGAAGAGCAGGCGCAAGGTGCTGGCCAGGATCTCCACCAACATCCCCCTGCAGGTGACGGCCAACCTGGTCAGCGACGAGGGCTACTGGCGCAGGTGCTGCCTGGAGTGTTGGCAAGTGTGTGACGCCTCGCTGCACGGAGGGAGCTGGAAGCACATGTTCTTCGAGCGCCTGCTGAAGAACGTCATCGAGTACTTTGTCCCTGACACCACCGACGTGAAGGTGGTACTGGAGCTGATCCCGCTGTGCAGGAACTACGTAAAGAGGTTGGACATTGGCCAGCTCCTGCCCCCTGTCAAGCAGACAGCCGAGAAGCTGGACGATGAGGCGTCGGACACGGGGAGCGAAAGTGATGGCCCCTCCATGGACCACTTTGACTTCAGCATCCTGCTGAGCAAGCTGCCGTTCCTGGAGGAGCTCTCGGTGACCTACGGGGTGAGGGACTGTGGCATGAACTTCCAATGGAACATATTCCAGTTCACCTACCAAGACTGCTTCTCCCTGGCAAAGGCCATCCATGCCTGCAAGAGCCTGAAGGTGCTCAGGCTGCCCCGGAACAGGATCGATGATGAACAGTTGCGGGTGCTGGTCAAGTACCTCCTGAACCACCCCTCGCTGATGGAACTGGACCTGTCCCACAACCTGATTGGCGACAACGGCTCCAAGGCCTTGGCCAAGCTCCTGCTCAAGTCCAAGCTGGAGACGGTCAACCTGTGCAACAACCAGATCGCCGCCTTCGGAGCCAAAGCCATCTCCTACAAGGTCCGCCGCTTCTCCACACTCCGATCCCTCAACCTGCGGCTCAACCGAATTGGCGACGAGGGTGGAGAAGCCATAGCCCGAGCCCTGGTGAAGTCCTCGGTGGAAGACATCAACTTGGCCAGCAATGAGGTGTCGGAGCACGTGGCCGTGGTCATCTCCGAGGTCCTGATGAGGAATCAAACCCTCAAGTCCATCAACCTCTCCTGCAATAACATTGGCCCG GAGGGCGGgaagcagctgctggagggactggCCATGAACAGGACCCTCCTGGAGTGTGACTTGCGGCTGACGGACATCGGTCAGGAGAACGAGTTCGCCATCAGCCAGATCCTGCACAGCAACAGGGAGCGGATCCGAGACGCCATCTGCCACCCAGCCAAGGTCAGCAGGATCACACGGATAGTGTCTGACCACTTCCAGGCATCCAGCTGA